One region of Gouania willdenowi chromosome 13, fGouWil2.1, whole genome shotgun sequence genomic DNA includes:
- the LOC114474026 gene encoding zinc finger protein OZF-like isoform X1, producing the protein MMTDSSAEQHSAVLPADVPDGVSSKHGLKLQDHLHIKKEEEELWESLEEKQETDITAVTVKSEDEEEEAQCSLLHWRQRESTHGLQLQDHLHIKKEEEELWESLEEKQETDITAVTVKTEDEEEEAQCSLLHWRQSEENIKGEPSTCSSAKLTKGEPNGDISEGPEAANTCTQPDSDGEETDCSDTEDSEDWREPLSQSEAQSEHMDMSCESFQTSEVRTENNTKGTSHNREKSFGCDVCGKRFGHRGHLKIHMRSHTGEKPFGCDVCGKHFSNRGHMKNHTRIHTGEKPFGCDVCQKRFITNFELNNHLRIHTGEKPFDCDVCGKRFRNRGHLKNHTRIHTGEKPFGCDICQKRFITKFEVIYHMRIHTGEKPFGCDVCGKQFSNRAHLKIHTRIHTGEKPFSCDVCGQSFNYKASLSRHMRIHSGEKPYGCDVCGQGFRSNSEMKRHVRIHTGEKPFDCDVCGKQFAYRSSLSGHMIIHTGEKPHICDICGQTFYRRFDLKRHMRTHTGG; encoded by the exons TGTTGCCTGCAGATGTTCCTGATGGTGTTTCCTCTAAACATGGACTGAAGCTCCAGGATcatctccacataaagaaggaagaggaagaactgtGGGAAAGTCTGGAGGAAAAGCAGGAGACGGATATCACGGCTGTTACTGTGAagagtgaagatgaagaggaggaagctcagtgttctctgctacactggagacaaa GAGAATCCACTCATGGACTGCAGCTCCAGGATcatctccacataaagaaggaagaggaagaactgtGGGAAAGTCTGGAGGAAAAGCAGGAGACAGATATCACTGCTGTTACTGTGAAgactgaagatgaagaggaggaagctcagtgttctctgctacactggagacaaagtgaggagaacatcaaaggagaaccttcaacctgcagctcagctaAACTCACGAAAGGAGAACCAAATGGAGACATCAGTGAAGGCCCAGAAGCAGCAAACACTTGTACacaaccagacagtgatggagaggAAACAGACTGCTCTGACACTGAAGACAGTGAGGATTGGAGGGAACCTTTGTCCCAGTCTGAAGCTCAGAGTGAACACATGGACATGAGCTGTGAGAGCTTTCAAACATCTGAGGTTAGAACTGAGAACAACACCAAAGGAACATCACACAACAGAGAGAAATCCTTTGGATGTGACGTGTGTGGGAAACGATTTGGACACAGAGGACATCTGAAAATCCACATGAGAagtcacacaggagagaaaccctttggttgtgacGTCTGTGGGAAACATTTTAGCAACAGAGGACATATGAAGAACCACAcgagaattcacacaggagagaaaccctttggttgtgatgtttgtcagaaaagatttattaccaatttTGAACTGAATAATCACTTGAGAATTCACACGGGGGAGAAACCCTTTGATTGTGACGTATGTGGTAAACGATTTAGAAACAGAGGACATCTGAAGAACCACAcgagaattcacacaggagagaaaccctttggttgtgacATTTGTCagaaaagatttattaccaagttTGAAGTGATTTATCACATGAGAATTCACacgggagagaaaccctttggttgtgacGTTTGTGGAAAACAGTTTAGCAACAGAGCACATCTGAAGATCCACAcgagaattcacacaggagagaaaccctttagTTGTGACGTGTGTGGTCAATCATTTAATTACAAGGCAAGTCTTTCCAGACACATGAGAATTCACTCAGGGGAGAAACCCtatggttgtgatgtttgtggtcaAGGATTCAGGTCCAATAGTGAAATGAAACGACACGtcagaattcacacaggagagaaacctttcgattgtgatgtttgtgggaaACAATTTGCTTACAGGAGTAGTCTTTCCGGACACATGataattcacacaggagagaaaccccatatttgtgatatttgtgGTCAAACGTTTTACCGCAGGTTTGATCTGAAGCGACACATGAGAACTCACACAGGAGGTTAA
- the LOC114474026 gene encoding zinc finger protein OZF-like isoform X2, producing MMTDSSAEQHSADVPDGVSSKHGLKLQDHLHIKKEEEELWESLEEKQETDITAVTVKSEDEEEEAQCSLLHWRQRESTHGLQLQDHLHIKKEEEELWESLEEKQETDITAVTVKTEDEEEEAQCSLLHWRQSEENIKGEPSTCSSAKLTKGEPNGDISEGPEAANTCTQPDSDGEETDCSDTEDSEDWREPLSQSEAQSEHMDMSCESFQTSEVRTENNTKGTSHNREKSFGCDVCGKRFGHRGHLKIHMRSHTGEKPFGCDVCGKHFSNRGHMKNHTRIHTGEKPFGCDVCQKRFITNFELNNHLRIHTGEKPFDCDVCGKRFRNRGHLKNHTRIHTGEKPFGCDICQKRFITKFEVIYHMRIHTGEKPFGCDVCGKQFSNRAHLKIHTRIHTGEKPFSCDVCGQSFNYKASLSRHMRIHSGEKPYGCDVCGQGFRSNSEMKRHVRIHTGEKPFDCDVCGKQFAYRSSLSGHMIIHTGEKPHICDICGQTFYRRFDLKRHMRTHTGG from the exons ATGTTCCTGATGGTGTTTCCTCTAAACATGGACTGAAGCTCCAGGATcatctccacataaagaaggaagaggaagaactgtGGGAAAGTCTGGAGGAAAAGCAGGAGACGGATATCACGGCTGTTACTGTGAagagtgaagatgaagaggaggaagctcagtgttctctgctacactggagacaaa GAGAATCCACTCATGGACTGCAGCTCCAGGATcatctccacataaagaaggaagaggaagaactgtGGGAAAGTCTGGAGGAAAAGCAGGAGACAGATATCACTGCTGTTACTGTGAAgactgaagatgaagaggaggaagctcagtgttctctgctacactggagacaaagtgaggagaacatcaaaggagaaccttcaacctgcagctcagctaAACTCACGAAAGGAGAACCAAATGGAGACATCAGTGAAGGCCCAGAAGCAGCAAACACTTGTACacaaccagacagtgatggagaggAAACAGACTGCTCTGACACTGAAGACAGTGAGGATTGGAGGGAACCTTTGTCCCAGTCTGAAGCTCAGAGTGAACACATGGACATGAGCTGTGAGAGCTTTCAAACATCTGAGGTTAGAACTGAGAACAACACCAAAGGAACATCACACAACAGAGAGAAATCCTTTGGATGTGACGTGTGTGGGAAACGATTTGGACACAGAGGACATCTGAAAATCCACATGAGAagtcacacaggagagaaaccctttggttgtgacGTCTGTGGGAAACATTTTAGCAACAGAGGACATATGAAGAACCACAcgagaattcacacaggagagaaaccctttggttgtgatgtttgtcagaaaagatttattaccaatttTGAACTGAATAATCACTTGAGAATTCACACGGGGGAGAAACCCTTTGATTGTGACGTATGTGGTAAACGATTTAGAAACAGAGGACATCTGAAGAACCACAcgagaattcacacaggagagaaaccctttggttgtgacATTTGTCagaaaagatttattaccaagttTGAAGTGATTTATCACATGAGAATTCACacgggagagaaaccctttggttgtgacGTTTGTGGAAAACAGTTTAGCAACAGAGCACATCTGAAGATCCACAcgagaattcacacaggagagaaaccctttagTTGTGACGTGTGTGGTCAATCATTTAATTACAAGGCAAGTCTTTCCAGACACATGAGAATTCACTCAGGGGAGAAACCCtatggttgtgatgtttgtggtcaAGGATTCAGGTCCAATAGTGAAATGAAACGACACGtcagaattcacacaggagagaaacctttcgattgtgatgtttgtgggaaACAATTTGCTTACAGGAGTAGTCTTTCCGGACACATGataattcacacaggagagaaaccccatatttgtgatatttgtgGTCAAACGTTTTACCGCAGGTTTGATCTGAAGCGACACATGAGAACTCACACAGGAGGTTAA
- the LOC114474020 gene encoding piggyBac transposable element-derived protein 3-like isoform X1, which yields MMTDSSAEQHSAVLPADVPDGVSCKHGLKIQDHLHIKKEEEELWESLEEKQETDITAVTVKTEEEEEEAQCFLLHWRQSEENIKEEPATCSSAKLMKVEPNGDISEGPEAANTCTQPDSDGEETDCSDTEDSEDWREPLSQSEAQSEHMDMSCESFQTSEMNTKTFYGARPRTLLALVPENPQDSDGDLSDDDPTDDPDYLPTPADDSGDTSFDSMDEEPIASTSSSPEPPSKKRRKGKNSLKTVSLAELEDEPGPKSTSGTKTGTKKGARRPWRYEDIEAFQVPGSSFNPPDAIKTPFQYFKTLFTDEMIAHISQHTNFYSAQELGYPIRTSSQEIERFLSMLLFMGVFNFPAIDDYWHHESRFSVIADTMPRRRFKLLRRFIHFNDNQQCDGSPDRFYKIRPLFDMLRQQCLLIPSTYQHSVDEVMVAYKGTRAGSLRQYIANKPDKWGFKLFCRASSSGIIHDLLLYQGASTFFNITLTEQEEALGLGAKLVTTLCKTIPLPRLSVVFCDNYFTSFDLIQNLHGNLGLRCIGTVRANRMGGATLKTDKELMKEGRGAFDYRSTEGVIAVKWVDNKCVNLLSNACGIAPVSSVKRWSKEANTKIAVPCPSLIPAYNQHMGGIDLSDMLVHLYKTPVKSRRWYFPLFGYILDLCISNAWLIYKRDCSLLNIKPQPLKRFRLAVAHTLAQVDKLPSKVGRPSSSSPPHMPSQKKSNTPRPSQPQPDVRYDNCGHLPLHFDKRGRCNLCPKGVSRWKCQKCNVFLCLNANQGCFTTYHQKTKCHCFCDPASYSRHAGSLLLLMTNGN from the exons aTGATGACAGACTCTTCAGCTGAACAACACTCTGCAG TGTTGCCTGCAGATGTTCCTGATGGTGTTTCCTGTAAACATGGACTGAAGATCCAGGATcatctccacataaagaaggaagaggaagaactgtGGGAAAGTCTTGAGGAAAAGCAGGAGACAGATATCACGGCTGTTACTGTAAAGactgaagaggaagaggaggaagctcaGTGTTTtctgctacactggagacaaagtgaggagaacatcaaagaagaacctgcaacctgcagctcagctaaactcatgaaagtagaaccaaatggagacatcagtgaaggcccagaagcagcaaacacttgtacacaaccagacagtgatggagaggAAACAGACTGCTCTGACACTGAAGACAGTGAGGATTGGAGGGAACCTTTGTCCCAGTCTGAAGCTCAGAGTGAACACATGGACATGAGCTGTGAGAGCTTTCAAACATCTGAG ATGAACACCAAAACATTCTATGGTGCACGACCACGCACTCTTCTGGCCCTTGTGCCTGAAAATCCCCAGGATTCAGATGGAGATCTTAGTGATGATGACCCTACAGATGATCCAGATTATCTGCCCACACCAGCAGATGATAGTGGGGACACTTCTTTCGATTCTATGGATGAGGAGCCCATTGCCTCAACGAGCTCATCCCCTGAACCTCCATCCAAGAAGAGGAGAAAGGGAAAAAACTCCCTCAAAACAGTTTCCTTGGCAGAGCTAGAGGACGAGCCTGGCCCTAAATCAACCTCAGGTACAAAGACGGGTACAAAGAAAGGCGCAAGAAGACCGTGGCGGTATGAAGACATTGAGGCATTCCAGGTTCCAGGCTCAAGTTTTAACCCCCCTGATGCAATAAAGACACCCTTTCAGTATTTTAAAACACTCTTCACTGATGAGATGATTGCACATATCTCTCAGCACACCAATTTCTACTCTGCCCAGGAACTGGGGTATCCAATCAGGACCAGCTCTCAAGAGATTGAAAGGTTCCTGTCTATGTTACTTTTCATGGGTGTTTTCAACTTCCCAGCCATAGATGACTATTGGCACCATGAGTCACGTTTCAGTGTGATAGCTGATACAATGCCAAGGAGAAGATTCAAGCTGTTACGCCGGTTCATTCACTTCAATGATAATCAGCAGTGCGATGGCAGTCCAGACCGGTTCTACAAAATTCGCCCCCTTTTTGACATGCTTCGCCAGCAGTGTCTTCTGATCCCATCAACTTACCAGCACAGTGTGGATGAGGTCATGGTGGCATATAAAGGCACAAGAGCTGGTTCTCTCCGCCAGTACATCGCCAACAAGCCAGATAAGTGGGGCTTTAAGTTGTTCTGCAGGGCCAGTTCATCTGGCATCATCCATGACCTGCTGCTGTATCAGGGTGCATCCACTTTCTTCAACATTACTCTAACTGAGCAGGAGGAGGCGCTGGGTCTAGGGGCCAAACTGGTGACAACGTTATGCAAAACTATACCACTGCCCCGTCTTTCAGTTGTGTTCTGTGACAACTACTTCACCAGTTTTGACTTGATCCAGAACCTGCATGGAAACCTTGGCCTCAGATGCATTGGCACTGTCCGAGCAAACCGCATGGGTGGAGCAACCTTGAAGACGGACAAAGAGCTGATGAAGGAAGGACGTGGAGCTTTTGACTACAGGTCTACTGAAGGGGTGATAGCAGTGAAATGGGTTGACAATAAATGTGTTAACCTGCTTAGCAACGCCTGTGGGATCGCACCTGTTTCCTCTGTCAAACGGTGGAGCAAAGAGGCCAACACAAAGATTGCCGTCCCGTGCCCATCACTCATTCCTGCCTACAATCAGCATATGGGAGGCATTGATCTCTCTGACATGCTGGTGCACTTGTACAAGACCCCAGTGAAATCGAGGCGATGGTACTTTCCCCTTTTTGGATACATCCTTGACCTGTGCATCTCAAATGCCTGGCTTATCTACAAGAGGGACTGCAGTCTCTTGAACATAAAACCGCAGCCTCTCAAAAGGTTCCGTCTGGCAGTTGCCCACACTTTGGCACAAGTCGACAAGCTACCATCCAAAGTTGGCCGACCATCATCATCCTCTCCACCACACATGCCATCTCAGAAAAAATCAAACACCCCAAGACCCTCACAGCCACAACCAGATGTGCGATATGACAACTGTGGACATTTGCCACTTCACTTTGACAAGCGGGGGAGGTGCAACCTTTGTCCAAAGGGAGTATCAAGATGGAAATGCCAAAAATGCAATGTGTTCCTGTGTTTGAACGCGAACCAGGGATGCTTCACAACATACCATCAGAAAAC AAAATGCCACTGCTTTTGCGATCCTGCCTCCTACAGCCGTCATGCCGGGTCACTGCTTCTTTTGATGACGAATGGGAATTAA
- the LOC114474020 gene encoding zinc finger and SCAN domain-containing protein 12-like isoform X3, whose product MMTDSSAEQHSAVLPADVPDGVSCKHGLKIQDHLHIKKEEEELWESLEEKQETDITAVTVKTEEEEEEAQCFLLHWRQSEENIKEEPATCSSAKLMKVEPNGDISEGPEAANTCTQPDSDGEETDCSDTEDSEDWREPLSQSEAQSEHMDMSCESFQTSEVRTENNTKGTSHNREKPFGCDVCGKRFSNRAYLKIHMRIHTGEKPFSCDVCGKRFSNRAGLRIHTIIHTGEKPFGCDVCGKSFGRNQFLKRHMIVHKGEKLFCCDVCGKEFRSKSDMRRHQNSHRRETLWL is encoded by the exons aTGATGACAGACTCTTCAGCTGAACAACACTCTGCAG TGTTGCCTGCAGATGTTCCTGATGGTGTTTCCTGTAAACATGGACTGAAGATCCAGGATcatctccacataaagaaggaagaggaagaactgtGGGAAAGTCTTGAGGAAAAGCAGGAGACAGATATCACGGCTGTTACTGTAAAGactgaagaggaagaggaggaagctcaGTGTTTtctgctacactggagacaaagtgaggagaacatcaaagaagaacctgcaacctgcagctcagctaaactcatgaaagtagaaccaaatggagacatcagtgaaggcccagaagcagcaaacacttgtacacaaccagacagtgatggagaggAAACAGACTGCTCTGACACTGAAGACAGTGAGGATTGGAGGGAACCTTTGTCCCAGTCTGAAGCTCAGAGTGAACACATGGACATGAGCTGTGAGAGCTTTCAAACATCTGAGGTTAGGACTGAGAACAACACCAAAGGAACATCACACAAcagagagaaaccctttggttgtgatgtGTGTGGGAAAAGGTTTAGCAACAGAGCATATCTGAAGATCCAcatgagaattcacacaggagagaaaccttttaGTTGTGACGTTTGTGGGAAAAGATTTAGCAACAGAGCTGGTCTGAGAATCCACACAataattcacacaggagagaaacccttcggttgtgatgtttgtggaaaGAGTTTTGGCCGcaatcagtttttaaaaagacaCATGATCGTCCACAAAGGAGAGAAACTCTtttgttgtgatgtttgtggtaaaGAATTCAGGTCCAAAAGTGATATGAGGCGACAtcagaattcacacaggagagaaaccctttggttgtga
- the LOC114474020 gene encoding piggyBac transposable element-derived protein 3-like isoform X2, which yields MNTKTFYGARPRTLLALVPENPQDSDGDLSDDDPTDDPDYLPTPADDSGDTSFDSMDEEPIASTSSSPEPPSKKRRKGKNSLKTVSLAELEDEPGPKSTSGTKTGTKKGARRPWRYEDIEAFQVPGSSFNPPDAIKTPFQYFKTLFTDEMIAHISQHTNFYSAQELGYPIRTSSQEIERFLSMLLFMGVFNFPAIDDYWHHESRFSVIADTMPRRRFKLLRRFIHFNDNQQCDGSPDRFYKIRPLFDMLRQQCLLIPSTYQHSVDEVMVAYKGTRAGSLRQYIANKPDKWGFKLFCRASSSGIIHDLLLYQGASTFFNITLTEQEEALGLGAKLVTTLCKTIPLPRLSVVFCDNYFTSFDLIQNLHGNLGLRCIGTVRANRMGGATLKTDKELMKEGRGAFDYRSTEGVIAVKWVDNKCVNLLSNACGIAPVSSVKRWSKEANTKIAVPCPSLIPAYNQHMGGIDLSDMLVHLYKTPVKSRRWYFPLFGYILDLCISNAWLIYKRDCSLLNIKPQPLKRFRLAVAHTLAQVDKLPSKVGRPSSSSPPHMPSQKKSNTPRPSQPQPDVRYDNCGHLPLHFDKRGRCNLCPKGVSRWKCQKCNVFLCLNANQGCFTTYHQKTKCHCFCDPASYSRHAGSLLLLMTNGN from the exons ATGAACACCAAAACATTCTATGGTGCACGACCACGCACTCTTCTGGCCCTTGTGCCTGAAAATCCCCAGGATTCAGATGGAGATCTTAGTGATGATGACCCTACAGATGATCCAGATTATCTGCCCACACCAGCAGATGATAGTGGGGACACTTCTTTCGATTCTATGGATGAGGAGCCCATTGCCTCAACGAGCTCATCCCCTGAACCTCCATCCAAGAAGAGGAGAAAGGGAAAAAACTCCCTCAAAACAGTTTCCTTGGCAGAGCTAGAGGACGAGCCTGGCCCTAAATCAACCTCAGGTACAAAGACGGGTACAAAGAAAGGCGCAAGAAGACCGTGGCGGTATGAAGACATTGAGGCATTCCAGGTTCCAGGCTCAAGTTTTAACCCCCCTGATGCAATAAAGACACCCTTTCAGTATTTTAAAACACTCTTCACTGATGAGATGATTGCACATATCTCTCAGCACACCAATTTCTACTCTGCCCAGGAACTGGGGTATCCAATCAGGACCAGCTCTCAAGAGATTGAAAGGTTCCTGTCTATGTTACTTTTCATGGGTGTTTTCAACTTCCCAGCCATAGATGACTATTGGCACCATGAGTCACGTTTCAGTGTGATAGCTGATACAATGCCAAGGAGAAGATTCAAGCTGTTACGCCGGTTCATTCACTTCAATGATAATCAGCAGTGCGATGGCAGTCCAGACCGGTTCTACAAAATTCGCCCCCTTTTTGACATGCTTCGCCAGCAGTGTCTTCTGATCCCATCAACTTACCAGCACAGTGTGGATGAGGTCATGGTGGCATATAAAGGCACAAGAGCTGGTTCTCTCCGCCAGTACATCGCCAACAAGCCAGATAAGTGGGGCTTTAAGTTGTTCTGCAGGGCCAGTTCATCTGGCATCATCCATGACCTGCTGCTGTATCAGGGTGCATCCACTTTCTTCAACATTACTCTAACTGAGCAGGAGGAGGCGCTGGGTCTAGGGGCCAAACTGGTGACAACGTTATGCAAAACTATACCACTGCCCCGTCTTTCAGTTGTGTTCTGTGACAACTACTTCACCAGTTTTGACTTGATCCAGAACCTGCATGGAAACCTTGGCCTCAGATGCATTGGCACTGTCCGAGCAAACCGCATGGGTGGAGCAACCTTGAAGACGGACAAAGAGCTGATGAAGGAAGGACGTGGAGCTTTTGACTACAGGTCTACTGAAGGGGTGATAGCAGTGAAATGGGTTGACAATAAATGTGTTAACCTGCTTAGCAACGCCTGTGGGATCGCACCTGTTTCCTCTGTCAAACGGTGGAGCAAAGAGGCCAACACAAAGATTGCCGTCCCGTGCCCATCACTCATTCCTGCCTACAATCAGCATATGGGAGGCATTGATCTCTCTGACATGCTGGTGCACTTGTACAAGACCCCAGTGAAATCGAGGCGATGGTACTTTCCCCTTTTTGGATACATCCTTGACCTGTGCATCTCAAATGCCTGGCTTATCTACAAGAGGGACTGCAGTCTCTTGAACATAAAACCGCAGCCTCTCAAAAGGTTCCGTCTGGCAGTTGCCCACACTTTGGCACAAGTCGACAAGCTACCATCCAAAGTTGGCCGACCATCATCATCCTCTCCACCACACATGCCATCTCAGAAAAAATCAAACACCCCAAGACCCTCACAGCCACAACCAGATGTGCGATATGACAACTGTGGACATTTGCCACTTCACTTTGACAAGCGGGGGAGGTGCAACCTTTGTCCAAAGGGAGTATCAAGATGGAAATGCCAAAAATGCAATGTGTTCCTGTGTTTGAACGCGAACCAGGGATGCTTCACAACATACCATCAGAAAAC AAAATGCCACTGCTTTTGCGATCCTGCCTCCTACAGCCGTCATGCCGGGTCACTGCTTCTTTTGATGACGAATGGGAATTAA
- the LOC114474028 gene encoding zinc finger protein OZF-like: MMTDSSAEQHSAVLPADVPDGVSCKHGLKIQDHLHIKKEEEELWESLEEKQETDITAVTVKTEDEEEEAQCSLLHWRQSEENIKEEPATCSSAKLMKVEPNGDISEGPEAANTCTQPDSDGEETDCSDTEDSEDWREPLSQSEAQSEHMDMSCESFQTSEVRTENNTKGTSHNREKPFGCDVCGKRFCNRAYLKIHMRIHTGEKPFSCDVCGKRFSNRAGLRIHTIIHTGEKPFGCDVCGKSFSRNQFLKRHMIVHTGEKLFCCDVCGKEFRSKSDMRRHIRIHTGEKPFGCDVCGKEFRSKSDMRRHIRIHTGEKPFGCDVCGKKFSNRADLRIHTGGKPFSCDVCGKSFGRNQSLNRHMIVHTGEKPLSCDVCQKRFITKLEVIDHMRIHMGEKPFGCDVCGKKFGKRAYLKIHLKIHTGEKPFSCNVCGKSFGRNETLKRHMIIH, encoded by the exons aTGATGACAGACTCTTCAGCTGAACAACACTCTGCAG TATTGCCTGCAGATGTTCCTGATGGTGTTTCCTGTAAACATGGACTGAAGATCCAGGATcatctccacataaagaaggaagaggaagaactgtGGGAAAGTCTGGAGGAAAAGCAGGAGACAGATATCACGGCTGTTACTGTGAAgactgaagatgaagaggaggaagctcagtgttctctgcttcactggagacaaagtgaggagaacatcaaagaagaacctgcaacctgcagctcagctaaactcatgaaagtagaaccaaatggagacatcagtgaaggcccagaagcagcaaacacttgtacacaaccagacagtgatggagaggAAACAGACTGCTCTGACACTGAAGACAGTGAGGATTGGAGGGAACCTTTGTCCCAGTCTGAAGCTCAGAGTGAACACATGGACATGAGCTGTGAGAGCTTTCAAACATCTGAGGTTAGGACTGAGAACAACACCAAAGGAACATCACACAAcagagagaaaccctttggttgtgacGTGTGTGGGAAAAGGTTTTGCAACAGAGCATATCTGAAGATCCAcatgagaattcacacaggagagaaaccttttagttgtgatgtttgtgggaaAAGATTTAGCAACAGAGCTGGTCTGAGAATCCACACAataattcacacaggagagaaacccttcggttgtgatgtttgtggaaaGAGTTTTAGCCGcaatcagtttttaaaaagacaCATGATcgtccacacaggagagaaactcttttgttgtgatgtttgtggtaaaGAATTCAGGTCCAAAAGTGATATGAGGCGACACAtcagaattcacacaggagagaaaccctttggttgtgatgtttgtggtaaaGAATTCAGGTCCAAAAGTGATATGAGGCGACACAtcagaattcacacaggagagaaaccctttggttgtgacGTTTGTGGGAAAAAATTTAGCAATAGAGCTGAtttgagaatccacacaggagggAAGCCTttcagttgtgatgtttgtggaaaGAGTTTTGGCCGCAACCAGTCTTTAAATAGACACATGATcgtccacacaggagagaaacccttaaGTTGTGACGTTTGTCAGAAGAGATTTATTACCAAGCTTGAGGTGATTGATCACATGAGAATACACAtgggagagaaaccctttggttgtgatgtGTGTGGGAAAAAATTTGGCAAAAGAGCATATCTTAAGATCCACCTGaaaattcacacaggagagaaaccttttaGTTGTAATGTTTGTGGAAAGAGCTTTGGCCGCAACGAGACATTAAAAAGACACATGATCATCCACTGA